One segment of Carya illinoinensis cultivar Pawnee chromosome 1, C.illinoinensisPawnee_v1, whole genome shotgun sequence DNA contains the following:
- the LOC122278024 gene encoding protein argonaute 10-like yields the protein MPTRQMKESSEQHLVIKTHLQNFMNQVQKAPKTAPNGKGPPPQESHNTKNKGRRRGRGGRKVDQGDVCMRPSSRHCTVAPKPVSENPAGALVASTPNGSVENGGNLSGMEMSFPASSKSLSFAPRPGFGQVGTKCIVKANHFFAELPEKDLNQYDVTITPEVSSRALNRAIMEELVRLYRETDLGARLPAYDGRKSLYTAGELPFTWKEFKIKLVDEEDGIKGPKREREYEVVIKFVARANMHHLGQFLAGKRADAPQEALQILDIVLRELSTKRYCPIGRSFFSPDIRRPQRLGDGLESWCGFYQSIRPTQMGLSLNIDMASAAFIEPLPVIEFVAQLLGKDVLSRPLSDSDRVKIKKALRGVKVEVTHRGTVRRKYRVSGLTAQPTRELVFPVDDNSTMKSVVEYFQEMYGFTIQHAHLPCLQVGNQKKANYLPMEACKIVGGQLYTKRLNERQITAFLKVTCQRPRDRENDILQTVQHNAYNQDPYAKEFGIKISEKLASVEARILPAPWLKYHEAGKEKDCLPQVGQWNMMNKKMINGMTVTRWACINFSRSVQESVARGFCNELAQMCQVSGMEFNLEPVIPIYNARPEQVEKALKHVYHAAMNKMKGKELELLLAILPDNNGSLYGDLKRICETDLGLISQCCLTKYVFKITKQYLANVSLKINVKMGGRNTVLLDAISCRIPLVSDIPTIIFGADVTHPENGEDSSPSIAAVVASQDWPEVTKYAGLVCAQAHRQELIQDLYKTWHDPVRGTVSGGMIRDLLVSFRKATGQKPLRIIFYRDGVSEGQFYQVLLYELDAIRKACASLEPNYQPPVTFIVVQKRHHTRLFANNHRDRSSMDKSGNILPGTVVDSKICHPTEFDFYLCSHAGIQGTSRPAHYHVLWDENNFTADGIQSLTNNLCYTYARCTRSVSVVPPAHYAHLAAFRARFYMEPEMQENGSTGGGAKGMRAPGESGVRPLPALKENVKRVMFYC from the exons ATGCCTACTAGGCAGATGAAAGAGAGCTCAGAGCAGCACCTTGTGATCAAAACCCACTTGCAGAACTTCATGAACCAAGTGCAGAAGGCGCCCAAAACTGCCCCAAATGGTAAAGGTCCCCCACCCCAAGAATCCCACaacacaaaaaacaaaggaagaagaaggggtAGAGGTGGACGAAAGGTTGATCAAGGTGATGTTTGTATGCGTCCGAGTTCCCGGCACTGCACCGTGGCTCCTAAGCCGGTCTCAGAAAATCCGGCCGGAGCTCTTGTAGCAAGTACTCCGAATGGTTCAGTGGAAAATGGTGGCAACTTGAGTGGAATGGAGATGAGTTTTCCTGCTTCAAGCAAGTCTTTGAGTTTTGCCCCTAGGCCTGGTTTTGGGCAAGTCGGGACAAAGTGTATCGTAAAGGCCAACCATTTCTTTGCCGAGTTACCGGAGAAGGACTTGAACCAGTATGAT GTGACCATAACTCCTGAAGTATCATCAAGAGCTCTGAACAGAGCTATCATGGAAGAACTGGTGAGATTGTACAGGGAAACTGACTTAGGAGCGAGACTACCCGCTTATGATGGCAGAAAGAGTTTGTACACAGCTGGGGAGCTTCCCTTTACTTGGAAGGAGTTCAAAATTAAGCTCGTAGATGAGGAGGATGGAATCAAAGGTCCCAA ACGGGAAAGAGAATATGAAGTGGTGATTAAGTTCGTTGCACGTGCCAACATGCATCATTTGGGTCAGTTTCTAGCTGGTAAGCGTGCTGACGCTCCACAGGAAGCACTTCAAATTCTTGACATTGTATTAAGGGAACTTTCAACGAAGAG GTACTGCCCCATAGGGAGATCCTTCTTTTCACCAGATATTAGAAGGCCGCAACGCCTTGGTGATGGTTTAGAGTCATGGTGTGGATTTTACCAGAGTATAAGGCCTACCCAGATGGGCCTGTCTCTGAACATTG ACATGGCTTCAGCTGCATTTATCGAGCCTCTTCCAGTAATAGAATTTGTTGCCCAGCTTCTTGGCAAAGATGTTTTGTCAAGACCATTGTCTGATTCTGACCGTGTAAAG ATTAAGAAGGCCCTAAGAGGAGTGAAAGTTGAAGTAACCCACAGAGGAACTGTACGAAGGAAGTACCGAGTTTCGGGATTGACAGCTCAACCTACTAGAGAACTAGT GTTTCCTGTTGATGACAACTCAACCATGAAGTCAGTTGTTGAATATTTCCAAGAGATGTACGGCTTCACCATTCAACATGCACACCTTCCTTGCCTTCAAGTAGGAAACCAAAAGAAGGCTAATTATTTGCCTATGGAG GCCTGCAAAATTGTTGGGGGTCAACTATATACAAAAAGACTGAATGAGAGGCAAATTACTGCTTTCCTAAAAGTTACCTGCCAAAGACCTAGAGATCGGGAAAATGACATTTTGCAG ACAGTTCAACACAATGCGTACAATCAAGACCCTTATGCAAAGGAGTTTGGGATCAAAATCAGTGAAAAGCTAGCTTCTGTGGAGGCACGAATTCTTCCTGCTCCTTGG CTGAAGTATCATGAagctggaaaagaaaaggaCTGTTTGCCACAAGTTGGTCAGTGGAACATGATGAACAAG AAAATGATCAATGGGATGACTGTAACCCGCTGGGCATGTATAAATTTCTCACGGAGTGTGCAGGAAAGTGTTGCTCGTGGGTTTTGTAATGAACTTGCCCAGATGTGTCAAGTATCTGGCATG GAATTTAATCTAGAGCCCGTTATTCCAATCTACAATGCAAGGCCTGAACAAGTGGAGAAAGCCTTGAAGCATGTTTATCATGCAGCCATGAACaagatgaaaggaaaagaattagAGCTTCTGTTAGCTATTTTGCCTGACAACAATGGGTCTTTGTATG GTGATCTCAAACGAATATGTGAAACTGATCTTGGCTTAATATCGCAATGCTGTCTCACAAAGTATGTTTTCAAGATCACCAAGCAGTACTTGGCTAATGTGTCTCTGAAGATCAATGTTAAG ATGGGTGGTAGAAACACCGTTCTTCTAGATGCTATCAGCTGTAGAATACCACTAGTGAGTGACATACCGACAATAATATTTGGAGCTGATGTGACACATCCAGAAAATGGAGAAGACTCCAGTCCCTCAATAGCTGCT GTAGTAGCTTCCCAGGACTGGCCTGAAGTTACAAAATATGCTGGATTAGTTTGTGCTCAAGCTCACAGACAGGAACTCATACAGGACTTGTACAAAACATGGCACGATCCTGTTCGTGGCACGGTTAGTGGTGGCATGATCAG GGATCTCCTTGTTTCTTTTAGGAAGGCGACTGGGCAGAAGCCACTAAGGATTATATTTTACAG GGATGGTGTAAGTGAAGGGCAGTTTTATCAAGTTCTGCTTTATGAGCTAGACGCCATCCGGAAG GCTTGTGCTTCTCTAGAACCAAACTATCAACCACCGGTGACTTTTATTGTGGTACAAAAACGACATCACACTCGATTGTTTGCTAACAACCATAGGGACAGGAGCAGCATGGACAAGAGTGGGAACATTTTGCCTG GCACTGTGGTTGATTCTAAAATTTGTCATCCAACAGAGTTTGATTTTTATCTCTGCAGCCATGCTGGTATTCAG GGGACAAGTCGGCCAGCTCACTACCAtgttttatgggatgagaacAATTTTACGGCAGATGGAATCCAGTCATTGACAAACAATCTCTGTTATACTTATGCAAGATGTACACGATCTGTCTCTGTTG TTCCTCCGGCGCATTATGCACATTTAGCTGCTTTTCGTGCTCGATTCTACATGGAACCAGAGATGCAGGAGAATGGCTCGACAGGTGGGGGTGCCAAGGGAATGCGAGCACCTGGAGAGTCTGGTGTTCGACCATTGCCGGCCCTGAAGGAGAATGTCAAAAGAGTAATGTTTTACTGTTAG